Proteins encoded by one window of Ruminococcaceae bacterium R-25:
- a CDS encoding alpha-L-fucosidase: protein MNREEYLKLIDDTIVAGKYKADWSSLSGHKLPSWYYEGKFGIFIHWGIYSVPAYACEWYPRWMYNPGSREYEYHKKNFGDPSVFGYKDFIPMFKGENFDAASWVDLFAEAGAKFVMPVCEHHDGFAMYETSFNRWNAAKMGPCRNVALEIKKACEERGLEFCASNHRAEHYFFMNMGRTIDCDVNDETYSDFYGPAFLCPGLSDVEVFKTIDDVDACPPDKAFLDDWLVRTCEMIDRLKPSILYFDSWIQNNAFKPYLKKVCAYYYNRAEEWGREVTINFKHDSMPKDVATYDVERGALTGIAPSPWQTDTAIGRMSWGYIKDNEFKPSRQIICDLVDIVSKNGMLLLNVGPKPDGTITDEETAVLKEIGAWIKVNGEGIYGTSPWKIFGEGEVNNVAGSFMDNDEKEFTSSDYRFTCTGGYLYAFCMKPSCADYCIKSLKDQAVESVEVLGGYKAVSFSNTGDGLKITTDKAPLSDKPLCFKIKLK, encoded by the coding sequence ATGAACCGTGAAGAATACCTAAAGCTCATAGACGATACTATTGTAGCCGGCAAATACAAGGCCGACTGGTCTTCATTGTCCGGTCATAAACTGCCTTCATGGTATTACGAAGGTAAGTTCGGAATCTTCATTCACTGGGGGATCTACAGCGTTCCTGCTTATGCCTGCGAATGGTATCCGAGATGGATGTATAATCCCGGTTCGCGCGAATACGAATACCATAAAAAGAACTTCGGCGACCCGTCCGTGTTCGGATATAAGGACTTTATTCCGATGTTTAAGGGTGAGAATTTCGATGCTGCTTCATGGGTGGATCTGTTTGCTGAAGCAGGCGCAAAATTCGTCATGCCCGTGTGTGAACACCACGACGGCTTTGCGATGTATGAGACTTCATTCAACCGCTGGAACGCCGCGAAAATGGGCCCCTGCAGGAATGTCGCACTGGAGATAAAGAAAGCATGTGAAGAGCGTGGTCTTGAATTCTGCGCATCGAATCACAGGGCAGAGCATTACTTCTTCATGAACATGGGACGCACCATAGACTGTGATGTTAACGATGAGACATACAGCGATTTCTACGGTCCTGCTTTTCTTTGCCCTGGACTGTCTGATGTAGAAGTTTTCAAGACAATAGATGATGTTGATGCCTGCCCGCCGGATAAGGCTTTTCTTGACGACTGGCTCGTGCGCACATGCGAGATGATCGACCGTTTAAAGCCTTCGATCCTCTACTTCGATTCGTGGATACAGAACAATGCTTTCAAGCCTTATCTTAAGAAGGTATGCGCATACTACTACAACCGTGCAGAAGAATGGGGAAGGGAAGTAACGATTAATTTCAAGCACGACTCGATGCCCAAAGATGTTGCGACCTACGATGTCGAGCGCGGAGCACTTACTGGCATCGCGCCTTCGCCGTGGCAGACTGATACTGCAATAGGAAGAATGTCATGGGGTTACATCAAAGACAATGAATTCAAGCCTTCAAGACAGATCATCTGCGACCTTGTAGATATCGTCAGCAAGAACGGAATGCTGCTTTTAAACGTCGGTCCCAAGCCTGACGGAACCATCACTGATGAAGAGACTGCCGTTCTTAAAGAGATCGGCGCATGGATCAAGGTAAATGGCGAAGGCATTTACGGAACTTCACCCTGGAAGATTTTCGGTGAGGGCGAAGTAAATAATGTGGCCGGTTCTTTTATGGACAACGATGAGAAGGAGTTTACTTCTTCAGATTACAGATTCACATGTACGGGAGGATATCTCTACGCTTTCTGCATGAAGCCTTCATGCGCTGATTATTGCATCAAGTCGTTGAAGGATCAGGCTGTTGAAAGCGTTGAAGTGCTTGGCGGATATAAGGCCGTAAGTTTTTCGAACACTGGGGACGGACTTAAGATCACTACAGATAAAGCACCGCTATCTGACAAACCTCTGTGCTTTAAAATCAAGTTGAAATAG
- a CDS encoding tRNA (5-methylaminomethyl-2-thiouridylate)-methyltransferase has product MTKVIVGMSGGVDSAVAAYLLKQQGYEVIGVTLRVWGSDEDGDSRCCEIDEARRICEILDIRYHPHNCTSLFKENVVNPFVDAYLEGLTPNPCIECNRYVKWAKLMELADIFGADYVATGHYAYIENLPNGRYAVRKASHIGKDQTYMLYKLTQEQLARTLMPLGKYTKDEVRAIAEQAGLPCANKEESQEICFVTEGRYTDFIGEHTDRTLPGEGDFVDMNGNVLGKHKGIHQYTVGQRKGLGIALGVPAFVVKICPENNTVVLGTEDDLLVDTFCCRNVNFQSVPEPAEGEKIRCLAKARYHQTERPATVECLGGGKVRIILDEPVKGVSPGQSSVFYDENGCVVGGGIIVRD; this is encoded by the coding sequence GTGACCAAAGTTATTGTCGGAATGTCAGGTGGCGTAGACAGCGCTGTTGCTGCATATCTTTTGAAGCAGCAGGGCTATGAAGTCATTGGCGTAACGCTCCGTGTCTGGGGCTCTGACGAAGACGGCGACAGCAGATGCTGCGAGATCGATGAGGCAAGGCGCATCTGCGAGATCCTAGACATCAGATACCATCCGCATAACTGCACCTCTCTTTTCAAAGAAAACGTTGTAAATCCCTTTGTTGACGCATATCTTGAGGGCCTCACGCCCAATCCGTGCATCGAGTGCAACCGCTATGTTAAGTGGGCAAAGCTTATGGAACTTGCTGATATCTTCGGTGCGGATTATGTAGCTACAGGCCATTATGCATATATCGAAAATCTTCCGAACGGCAGATATGCTGTCCGCAAGGCTTCGCACATCGGCAAGGACCAGACCTACATGCTCTATAAGCTTACGCAGGAGCAGCTCGCGCGAACCCTGATGCCGCTCGGCAAGTACACCAAAGACGAAGTCCGCGCAATCGCTGAGCAGGCTGGGCTCCCTTGTGCGAATAAGGAAGAATCCCAGGAGATCTGCTTTGTAACTGAGGGCAGATATACTGATTTTATCGGCGAGCACACTGACAGAACTTTGCCCGGCGAAGGCGATTTTGTCGACATGAACGGCAATGTTTTGGGAAAGCACAAGGGCATTCACCAGTATACTGTCGGTCAGCGCAAAGGCTTAGGGATCGCACTCGGCGTTCCTGCTTTTGTCGTCAAGATCTGCCCTGAGAATAATACTGTCGTTCTTGGTACAGAAGATGACCTTCTGGTCGATACATTCTGTTGCCGCAACGTTAATTTCCAGAGTGTTCCCGAGCCTGCTGAAGGCGAGAAGATCCGTTGTCTCGCAAAGGCAAGATATCACCAGACCGAGCGCCCGGCTACCGTTGAATGTTTGGGCGGCGGCAAGGTCCGTATCATTCTTGATGAACCCGTAAAGGGCGTATCGCCCGGACAGTCTTCCGTATTCTATGACGAGAACGGCTGTGTAGTAGGCGGCGGAATAATCGTAAGAGACTAA
- a CDS encoding phosphatidylserine decarboxylase: protein MKIYDRKTDSYEEIEQFGAGKLDFLYNNPVGRIFLGIAVSPFVSNIYASKNAKKSSVKKIPGFIAENKIDMSDYIDKDYQSFNDFFIRELKPGKRPVDMDKDALIAPCDSKLLVYEIDDKTNMYIKGRGYTVSEILGEERDAGIFKKGYALVFRLTVDDYHRYSYPDRGCIISRRMIKGKLHTVSPVSKNHKIYVENTRQVNMLKTENFGTIAYIEVGAMLVGRIVDNGKDVFDKGQEKGYFEPGGSTIVILVNNVKIDKDILEQSESGIETKVRLGERIGRAL, encoded by the coding sequence ATGAAGATCTACGACCGTAAGACAGACTCTTATGAAGAGATAGAGCAGTTCGGAGCAGGAAAACTCGATTTCCTGTATAACAATCCTGTCGGAAGGATTTTCCTTGGAATTGCCGTATCGCCTTTCGTGTCTAATATCTATGCGTCGAAAAATGCGAAAAAGAGTTCAGTCAAAAAGATCCCCGGATTTATAGCTGAAAACAAGATTGACATGAGCGATTACATAGATAAGGATTACCAGTCGTTCAATGATTTTTTCATAAGAGAACTTAAGCCCGGAAAGCGTCCTGTCGATATGGATAAGGATGCTCTCATAGCGCCCTGTGATTCAAAACTTCTCGTTTATGAGATAGACGATAAGACAAACATGTACATAAAGGGCAGAGGGTATACAGTATCTGAGATCCTGGGAGAAGAACGGGACGCAGGCATTTTCAAAAAAGGATATGCACTTGTATTCAGACTGACCGTAGATGATTATCACAGATATAGTTACCCTGACAGGGGATGCATTATCTCGAGAAGAATGATAAAGGGCAAGCTCCACACAGTAAGTCCTGTTTCGAAAAATCACAAGATTTATGTGGAAAACACGAGACAGGTGAACATGCTTAAGACTGAGAATTTCGGCACCATAGCTTATATCGAAGTCGGCGCGATGCTCGTAGGAAGAATAGTGGATAACGGAAAAGATGTTTTCGATAAAGGACAGGAGAAAGGCTATTTCGAACCTGGAGGATCGACGATAGTAATCCTCGTAAATAACGTAAAGATCGACAAAGATATTCTGGAACAGAGCGAATCAGGAATTGAGACAAAAGTCAGATTAGGAGAGAGGATAGGCAGAGCTTTATGA
- a CDS encoding pyruvate,water dikinase, protein MLVRLSSREQENGKLGNKGKFLLLMKQNGFNVPDGFVLDSDTYDETVRGKAEEIISQALENLNKDNIKETSNGLNELFNKIKLPEKTADGIKSIVSSDKLYAVRSSGTKEDLDEFSFAGQYQTFLNTKPEDVEERVIDCYKSMFSEIILSYLVNRKIDTNDLKMSVVVQEMVASDKSGICFTIDPVTGNDKTMLIEVSEGLGEDIVSGKTVPEQYHYNWYDNKETDRKADNKLISEAKVEEYAKVFASIQQQFGYPCDIEFAIKDDELFILQSRRITKLNYSGINDVWTTADFKDGGVSANVCTPYMWSLYEYIWEYSLRVFIVSTKILKDEQLPKKLGEMYYGRCYWNLSAVKLTMEQIIGYKEREFDNEYGIVGDYEGDGKVTGATPKVLFHMIPIIIEQTKVLNDRKKNSERYKQELLDLYYDYKKHLDDGTIEDITKEFFRITHETYLRSETTYFHQIFINTIHQSLYKDSLLKYVSESEYLSLLASIDNISHLLPFYDMWDITRKIRSNEDTAQYWKDTEAVEIAKDLNGDKFELPLVKKLIDDYGYHSDKELDITYPCYYEEPEVMISMVKDMALLDDSYSPEADKERGVAVYTKILDNLKKNVSAGKYKKIADKVSNMRKMLWWREEFRDVSTRFYYMLRMYTIEYAKKLVSDGVLEKVDDVWFLKVGNLWDYIDGKKTKEDLNDLIRRNKFYYNAYRNYISDNEIGHNFHVISEAANKNSIRGLGANNGKITGTARVIEDFTQIDRLQEGDILVTRFTDTGWTPKFAILSGIVTEYGGILCHAAIVSREYGIPAIVCCKDAMSKISDGQQITIDGSTGVVSINGGS, encoded by the coding sequence ATGTTAGTAAGATTAAGCAGCAGGGAACAGGAAAACGGCAAGCTCGGAAACAAGGGAAAATTCCTTTTGCTCATGAAGCAGAACGGATTCAATGTCCCTGACGGATTTGTGCTCGACAGCGATACTTACGATGAGACTGTAAGAGGCAAAGCAGAAGAGATCATTTCCCAGGCTCTCGAAAACCTCAACAAGGACAACATTAAAGAAACATCCAATGGTTTAAATGAGCTGTTCAATAAAATAAAGCTTCCGGAAAAGACTGCAGATGGGATCAAGTCGATCGTAAGTTCCGATAAGCTCTATGCGGTACGAAGCAGTGGTACCAAGGAAGACCTGGATGAGTTCTCTTTCGCAGGACAGTATCAGACATTCCTTAACACAAAGCCTGAGGATGTTGAGGAAAGAGTCATCGACTGCTACAAGTCGATGTTCAGTGAGATCATATTAAGCTATCTCGTTAACCGCAAGATCGATACGAACGATCTCAAGATGTCTGTTGTAGTTCAGGAAATGGTAGCTTCTGATAAGAGTGGTATCTGCTTTACGATCGATCCCGTGACGGGCAACGACAAGACGATGCTCATCGAAGTTTCAGAGGGCCTTGGTGAGGATATCGTAAGCGGCAAGACTGTACCTGAACAGTATCACTACAACTGGTACGACAATAAAGAGACTGACAGAAAAGCAGATAACAAACTCATCTCTGAAGCAAAAGTTGAAGAGTACGCGAAGGTGTTTGCAAGCATCCAGCAGCAGTTCGGATATCCCTGTGATATCGAATTTGCTATAAAGGATGATGAGCTATTTATTCTCCAGTCCAGAAGGATCACGAAGCTTAATTATTCCGGCATTAATGATGTATGGACCACGGCTGACTTTAAAGACGGCGGCGTATCCGCAAATGTCTGCACGCCTTACATGTGGAGCCTTTACGAATATATCTGGGAATATTCGCTCAGAGTATTTATCGTAAGCACCAAGATCTTAAAAGATGAGCAGCTCCCCAAAAAGCTGGGCGAAATGTATTACGGCAGATGTTACTGGAATCTTTCCGCCGTAAAGTTAACGATGGAACAGATCATCGGCTATAAGGAAAGAGAGTTCGATAACGAATATGGAATCGTAGGTGACTACGAAGGCGACGGAAAAGTTACAGGTGCAACACCTAAGGTCCTTTTCCACATGATCCCGATCATAATCGAGCAGACCAAAGTCTTGAATGACAGAAAGAAGAATTCCGAGCGTTATAAGCAGGAACTCTTGGACCTCTACTACGATTACAAGAAGCATCTTGATGATGGCACGATTGAAGACATCACGAAGGAGTTTTTCAGGATCACTCATGAGACTTATTTGAGATCCGAGACGACATATTTTCACCAGATCTTCATCAACACTATCCATCAGTCACTTTATAAGGACAGCCTTTTGAAGTATGTTTCCGAGAGCGAGTATTTATCACTCCTGGCGAGCATCGATAATATCTCACATCTCCTTCCTTTCTACGACATGTGGGATATCACAAGAAAGATAAGAAGCAATGAAGATACCGCACAGTACTGGAAAGACACTGAAGCGGTTGAGATCGCCAAGGATCTTAACGGTGACAAGTTCGAACTCCCGCTCGTTAAAAAACTCATCGACGATTACGGCTATCACTCCGACAAGGAACTCGATATCACATATCCCTGCTATTACGAAGAGCCTGAGGTCATGATCTCCATGGTAAAAGATATGGCGCTTCTTGATGATTCATATTCGCCTGAAGCTGATAAGGAGAGAGGCGTTGCAGTCTATACCAAGATCCTGGATAACCTGAAGAAAAATGTTTCTGCAGGTAAGTATAAAAAGATCGCAGATAAGGTTTCCAACATGCGTAAGATGCTCTGGTGGCGTGAGGAGTTCCGTGATGTTTCCACGAGATTCTACTACATGCTCCGTATGTATACGATCGAGTATGCGAAGAAGTTAGTATCTGACGGCGTGCTCGAAAAGGTTGACGACGTATGGTTCTTAAAGGTCGGAAATCTCTGGGATTACATAGACGGTAAAAAGACAAAAGAAGACCTCAATGACTTAATCAGAAGAAACAAGTTTTATTATAATGCTTATAGGAACTACATAAGCGACAACGAGATCGGACATAACTTCCATGTAATATCCGAAGCAGCAAACAAGAACTCCATAAGAGGTCTTGGCGCGAATAACGGAAAGATCACGGGAACTGCAAGAGTCATTGAAGATTTCACGCAGATCGACAGGCTTCAGGAAGGCGATATCCTCGTAACGAGATTTACGGATACAGGCTGGACACCTAAGTTTGCGATATTGTCCGGCATCGTTACAGAGTACGGCGGAATCTTATGTCATGCTGCGATCGTATCAAGAGAATACGGAATCCCAGCGATCGTCTGCTGCAAGGATGCGATGAGTAAGATTTCTGACGGACAGCAGATCACGATCGACGGAAGCACGGGAGTTGTATCCATTAACGGAGGATCTTAA
- a CDS encoding AraC family transcriptional regulator, whose translation MEWLTGIRAAIDFIESNLEEDISVQDVAGKVFISPIFLQRGFSFMTGYNVGEYIRNRRLYQAAIDLRSTEDPIIDIAYRYCYETPESFTKAFSRFHGATPSQVRSGAPFNQFLPVKINITVQGGDKMDYKITRKDGLKVIGFQKIFDSETSYTEIPKFWGEMVEKYLSNVEAGKEPANEYEKAVLDNRIGEFGICIDDIGSTKFRYLIAGEYKGGEVPLGMEIYEFPVGDWAVFDITGPCPGALQSVNTKIFTEWLPGNPDYELSGNANVEWYADGDPAAADYKSAIWIPVKKK comes from the coding sequence ATGGAATGGCTCACAGGCATCAGGGCAGCGATAGATTTTATCGAGAGCAATCTTGAAGAAGACATCAGTGTACAGGATGTTGCCGGCAAGGTTTTTATCTCACCGATCTTTCTGCAGCGCGGCTTCTCGTTCATGACGGGATATAACGTCGGCGAATACATTAGAAACCGCAGGCTGTACCAGGCAGCGATCGACCTGAGAAGTACGGAAGATCCTATAATCGACATCGCTTACCGCTATTGCTATGAGACACCCGAGAGCTTTACAAAGGCATTCTCACGCTTCCACGGAGCAACGCCTTCGCAGGTCCGCTCAGGCGCACCGTTCAATCAGTTCCTTCCCGTAAAGATCAATATAACTGTTCAAGGAGGAGACAAAATGGATTATAAGATCACACGCAAAGATGGGCTCAAGGTAATAGGTTTTCAGAAGATCTTCGACAGCGAGACTTCTTATACTGAGATTCCGAAGTTCTGGGGCGAGATGGTAGAAAAATACCTCTCAAATGTCGAGGCCGGCAAGGAACCAGCAAACGAGTACGAGAAAGCAGTCCTGGACAACCGCATCGGCGAGTTCGGCATCTGCATCGACGACATCGGATCCACTAAGTTCAGATATCTTATTGCCGGTGAATACAAGGGCGGCGAGGTGCCTCTCGGCATGGAGATCTATGAGTTCCCTGTAGGTGACTGGGCGGTGTTTGACATCACAGGTCCGTGCCCCGGCGCTCTGCAGTCGGTCAACACAAAGATCTTCACAGAGTGGCTTCCCGGCAATCCCGACTACGAGCTCTCCGGCAACGCAAATGTCGAGTGGTATGCCGACGGTGATCCTGCTGCGGCAGATTACAAGAGCGCAATCTGGATACCGGTTAAGAAGAAATAA
- a CDS encoding CDP-diglyceride synthetase — protein sequence MLRTIGMMYVTLIPTVLAGIFVMLWCKLPILKAIAKPIDFGKNFFDGKRLFGDNKTWKGMLGYILFNTLFSVLWGFACTGGALKELNFFYQYHENTIPFNLLIGVLLGLGYSLFELPNSFLKRRLDITPGKSVSGFWKVFFIFLDQADSVFGVALVVWFFYPLGIGLYLLYVLVGAGTHLLLNMMLYFMHLRKNMF from the coding sequence ATGCTTAGAACTATAGGGATGATGTATGTTACCCTGATACCAACGGTGTTGGCGGGTATCTTCGTAATGTTGTGGTGTAAGCTGCCTATCTTAAAGGCGATAGCTAAGCCAATAGATTTCGGTAAGAATTTTTTTGACGGCAAGAGGCTTTTCGGTGATAACAAGACCTGGAAAGGCATGCTCGGATATATTCTTTTCAATACGCTTTTTTCTGTTCTTTGGGGCTTTGCCTGCACGGGCGGTGCACTTAAGGAACTGAATTTCTTCTATCAGTATCACGAAAATACGATCCCTTTTAATCTCCTTATCGGTGTTCTTTTGGGACTCGGTTATTCTCTTTTCGAACTCCCCAACAGCTTTCTTAAAAGAAGGCTTGATATCACTCCCGGAAAATCTGTAAGCGGTTTTTGGAAAGTGTTCTTCATTTTCCTGGATCAGGCTGATTCGGTTTTCGGTGTGGCACTCGTAGTGTGGTTCTTCTATCCGCTCGGAATAGGACTTTATCTTTTGTATGTATTGGTTGGTGCAGGAACGCATCTGCTCTTAAACATGATGCTCTATTTCATGCACCTCCGTAAAAATATGTTTTAA
- a CDS encoding CDP-diacylglycerol--serine O-phosphatidyltransferase translates to MIIGKWNKSVILTYAGLLIAVLGIFLAFTQEKINYAFCCLMVAGVCDLFDGMVARRCKRTEEEKMFGIELDSLVDVVSFIALPVCIFINIGLTHIWDIVIYMLFALVGVARLAYFNIDTADSEKAIKYYTGLPVTYVALIFPLLYLLRLPLEDKIFVPVFTAGIVIVSILEIIKIKVIKPKGIWYGIFGILAIAMLVIYLVVI, encoded by the coding sequence ATGATCATCGGCAAGTGGAATAAGTCAGTAATCTTAACTTATGCAGGACTGCTCATTGCGGTCTTGGGTATTTTTTTAGCGTTCACGCAGGAGAAGATCAATTACGCGTTCTGTTGCTTAATGGTTGCAGGTGTCTGCGATCTTTTCGACGGCATGGTCGCAAGAAGATGCAAGAGAACAGAAGAAGAGAAGATGTTCGGAATCGAACTTGATTCACTTGTCGATGTTGTAAGCTTTATCGCGCTCCCTGTCTGCATCTTCATCAACATCGGACTTACTCACATCTGGGATATCGTTATCTACATGCTCTTCGCACTCGTAGGAGTTGCAAGACTTGCTTACTTTAATATCGATACTGCAGACAGCGAAAAAGCGATCAAGTATTACACAGGCCTTCCCGTAACTTATGTTGCGCTGATCTTCCCTCTGCTTTATCTTTTGAGACTTCCTTTGGAAGATAAGATTTTCGTTCCCGTATTCACAGCAGGAATCGTCATCGTATCAATCCTCGAGATCATAAAGATCAAGGTTATCAAGCCCAAGGGGATCTGGTACGGAATATTCGGCATTCTCGCGATCGCAATGCTCGTTATCTATCTTGTTGTTATTTGA